A genomic window from Sulfurospirillum diekertiae includes:
- a CDS encoding HlyD family efflux transporter periplasmic adaptor subunit yields the protein MKKLALFLLLVILGGGGYYYYSHVKGQEKPLVFYGNIENRTQDLSFRFLGTIQSIAKDEGQSFSKGEPLVNLDTTALHYQLDNLNAQIMASKATLAKLTQGYRAEEIAQAKASVEETQAALARMKDIYLRQEKLLKVDATIEQDYISAKTQYDQAKASYDKALSYYELERKGYREEDIEVQKATVLSLVAQAKSVEHDIEDATLYAPTKGTVLARYKEPSSIVSAAQSILEIALEDEYWVKAYVAEPLLDKITQGESMLVYIDSRKEPYEGSIGFISAVAEFTPKNIETTELRPDLVYRFRVIIKNPDSHLKQGMPVTIKCKEDTQK from the coding sequence ATGAAAAAATTAGCCTTATTTTTACTACTGGTTATTTTAGGTGGAGGCGGGTATTATTACTACAGCCACGTCAAAGGGCAAGAAAAGCCATTGGTTTTTTACGGGAACATTGAAAACCGTACGCAAGATTTATCCTTTCGATTTTTAGGGACGATTCAAAGTATCGCCAAAGATGAGGGTCAGTCTTTCAGCAAAGGTGAACCTTTAGTGAACTTAGATACTACCGCGTTACACTATCAATTAGACAATCTCAACGCACAAATCATGGCTTCAAAAGCGACCTTAGCAAAGCTTACCCAAGGGTACCGTGCTGAAGAAATTGCGCAAGCAAAGGCCAGTGTTGAAGAGACACAAGCAGCCTTAGCGAGAATGAAAGATATTTATCTCAGACAAGAAAAGCTTTTAAAGGTCGATGCCACAATAGAGCAAGATTATATATCTGCCAAAACACAGTACGATCAAGCCAAAGCCAGTTACGATAAAGCGCTCAGTTATTATGAGTTAGAACGTAAAGGTTATCGCGAGGAAGATATTGAAGTGCAAAAGGCAACCGTGTTGTCATTGGTCGCCCAAGCCAAAAGCGTAGAGCATGACATAGAGGATGCAACACTGTATGCACCAACCAAAGGAACTGTCCTTGCGCGTTATAAAGAGCCCTCATCCATCGTGAGTGCAGCTCAGAGTATCTTGGAAATTGCTTTGGAAGACGAATATTGGGTCAAAGCGTATGTGGCTGAGCCGCTTTTAGACAAAATTACGCAAGGTGAGTCTATGTTAGTTTACATTGATTCACGTAAAGAACCTTATGAAGGCAGTATTGGGTTTATCTCTGCTGTCGCAGAATTTACCCCTAAAAATATTGAGACGACGGAACTTCGTCCTGATCTTGTGTACCGTTTTCGTGTGATTATTAAAAACCCAGATTCGCATTTAAAACAAGGGATGCCCGTTACCATTAAATGTAAAGAAGATACCCAAAAATGA